A genome region from Corynebacterium uberis includes the following:
- the guaA gene encoding glutamine-hydrolyzing GMP synthase — translation MTEQISRPNPVLVVDFGAQYAQLIARRVREARIYSEVVPHTISAAEVRAKNPAALVLSGGPSSVYAQGAPSLDPQIFELGIPVFGICYGFQLMTRALGGTVASTGQREYGRTDVQVCGDGGVLHGGLDSTHKVWMSHGDAVSQAPEGFSVTAQSAGAPVAAFEDTSRRMAGVQYHPEVLHSPHGQEVLTRFLTEVAGIAQDWTPANIAEELIAAVREQVGAGRAICGLSGGVDSAVAAALVQRAIGDRLTCVFVDHGLLRKNEREQVEQDFVAATGARLVTVDEREAFLDKLAGVTEPEAKRKAIGAEFIRSFERAVAGVLEGEQVDYLVQGTLYPDVVESGGGTGTANIKSHHNVGGLPDDVEFELVEPLRLLFKDEVRAVGRELGLPEVIVNRQPFPGPGLGIRIIGEVTQERLDTLREADAIAREELTRAGLDEQIWQCPVVLLADVRSVGVQGDGRTYGHPIVLRPVASEDAMTADWVRIPYDVLEIISTRITNEVPEVNRVVLDVTSKPPATIEWE, via the coding sequence GTGACTGAGCAGATTTCCCGCCCCAACCCCGTCCTCGTCGTTGATTTCGGCGCGCAATATGCGCAGCTCATTGCGCGCCGCGTGCGTGAGGCACGCATCTATTCCGAGGTCGTGCCGCACACCATTTCCGCCGCGGAGGTTCGCGCCAAGAATCCGGCCGCGCTGGTGCTGTCTGGGGGGCCGTCCTCGGTGTATGCGCAGGGGGCGCCGAGTCTAGATCCGCAGATCTTTGAGCTTGGCATTCCGGTCTTTGGCATTTGTTATGGTTTCCAGCTGATGACCCGCGCGCTGGGGGGCACGGTGGCCTCCACCGGGCAGCGCGAATACGGGCGCACGGACGTGCAGGTCTGCGGCGATGGGGGCGTGCTGCATGGCGGCCTGGATTCCACGCACAAGGTGTGGATGAGCCACGGGGATGCGGTTTCGCAGGCCCCGGAGGGCTTTAGCGTGACGGCGCAGTCTGCGGGCGCCCCGGTGGCGGCCTTTGAGGATACGTCGCGGCGCATGGCTGGCGTGCAGTACCACCCGGAGGTGCTGCATTCCCCGCACGGGCAGGAGGTGCTCACGCGCTTCCTCACCGAGGTTGCCGGTATTGCTCAGGATTGGACCCCGGCCAATATTGCGGAGGAGCTCATCGCCGCTGTGCGCGAGCAGGTGGGCGCGGGGCGCGCCATTTGCGGGCTGTCCGGCGGGGTGGATTCGGCGGTGGCGGCCGCCCTCGTGCAGCGCGCCATCGGGGACCGGTTGACCTGCGTATTCGTGGATCACGGCCTGTTGCGTAAGAACGAGCGCGAGCAGGTCGAGCAGGACTTTGTTGCCGCCACCGGCGCCCGGCTGGTCACGGTGGATGAGCGGGAGGCCTTCCTGGATAAACTCGCCGGGGTCACCGAGCCGGAGGCCAAGCGTAAGGCCATCGGCGCGGAGTTCATCCGCAGCTTTGAGCGCGCCGTCGCCGGGGTGCTCGAAGGCGAGCAGGTGGACTATTTGGTCCAGGGCACCCTCTACCCGGATGTGGTGGAGTCTGGCGGCGGGACGGGCACCGCGAACATCAAGAGCCACCACAACGTTGGCGGCCTGCCGGATGATGTGGAGTTTGAGCTGGTGGAGCCGCTGCGCCTGCTGTTTAAGGATGAGGTGCGCGCCGTCGGCCGCGAGCTGGGCCTGCCGGAGGTCATTGTCAACCGCCAGCCCTTCCCGGGCCCGGGCCTGGGCATCCGCATCATCGGGGAGGTCACCCAGGAGCGCCTGGACACCCTGCGGGAGGCGGATGCGATTGCGCGCGAGGAGCTGACCCGCGCGGGCCTGGACGAGCAGATCTGGCAGTGCCCGGTGGTGCTGCTCGCCGACGTCCGCTCCGTGGGTGTTCAGGGCGATGGCCGCACCTACGGCCATCCGATTGTGCTGCGCCCGGTGGCCTCGGAGGACGCCATGACGGCGGACTGGGTGCGCATCCCCTATGACGTGCTAGAAATCATCTCTACGCGCATCACCAACGAGGTCCCGGAGGTCAACCGGGTGGTCCTCGACGTCACCTCCAAGCCCCCGGCAACCATCGAATGGGAGTAA
- a CDS encoding DIP1984 family protein, whose protein sequence is MILAEALAERADAQRRLAALKERLSRVARIQEGETPDEDPAALLAEAEEVLDRLTWLIRKINATNSATAFDEQHSLSDALALRDAAAARRRLYSELAEAASARQDRYSRSEVRFVAAVDVAATQAKADAAAQRFRELDTAIQKLNWQVELTE, encoded by the coding sequence ATGATCCTTGCAGAAGCCCTTGCTGAGCGTGCCGACGCCCAGCGCCGCCTCGCCGCGCTCAAAGAACGGCTCTCCCGCGTCGCCCGCATCCAGGAGGGCGAGACCCCGGACGAGGACCCCGCCGCGCTCCTCGCGGAAGCTGAAGAAGTCCTCGACCGTCTGACCTGGCTGATCCGAAAGATCAACGCCACCAACTCTGCCACCGCCTTTGACGAGCAGCACTCGCTCAGCGATGCGCTGGCGCTTCGCGACGCCGCCGCAGCTCGCCGCAGGCTGTACTCCGAGCTTGCGGAGGCGGCGTCGGCACGCCAAGACCGCTACTCCCGCAGCGAGGTGCGCTTTGTTGCCGCCGTGGATGTGGCCGCCACGCAGGCCAAGGCCGATGCCGCGGCCCAGCGTTTCCGGGAGCTGGACACGGCGATTCAAAAGCTCAACTGGCAGGTAGAACTCACCGAGTAA
- a CDS encoding inorganic phosphate transporter — MASPTTHRSTDWAWHAAFGILSAVALIAFLLWSFQYVGSTTNRMLLVTAIAFAIFMAFNIGGNDVANSFGTSVGAGTLSMKQALVIAAIFEVSGAVLAGGEVTDTVRSGIVDLGAMTWLDPLEFAYIMMAALLGAAIWLLVATRLGWPVSTTHSIVGGIVGAALTVGFLSGHGGWAMVQWAEVGRIAISWVLSPLLGGVAAYLLFGAINRTILVYNAKADQRLREIKTERAELKHRHKAAFERLGELQQISYTNAMVRDATTFSDPDYDANDLESEYYKQLHRINTEATSVDAHRALQNGVPLLAAGGSLVISAMMLFKGLKNLHLDFSAFQNLLIMTMIAAVVWMAVYIFARSLKRQDLSKSTFLLFSWMQVFTASAFAFSHGSNDIANSIGPFVAVLDVIKTGEISEKTSVPMAVMVAMGVALISGLWFIGRYVIKTVGSGLTEMHPASGFSAELSAAAVVMAASLLGLPVSSTHILIGAVLGVGIVNKAANWNLMKPIATAWVITLPASALVAAVTVAGLRVIF; from the coding sequence ATGGCTTCTCCCACTACACACCGCTCCACGGATTGGGCCTGGCACGCCGCCTTTGGCATCCTCTCCGCGGTAGCGCTCATTGCCTTTCTGCTCTGGTCCTTCCAGTACGTAGGCTCCACAACCAACAGGATGCTGCTGGTCACCGCCATCGCCTTTGCCATTTTCATGGCATTCAACATCGGCGGCAATGACGTGGCCAATTCTTTTGGCACCTCCGTTGGTGCCGGCACGTTATCCATGAAACAAGCGCTGGTCATCGCCGCGATTTTTGAAGTCTCCGGGGCGGTGCTCGCCGGCGGTGAGGTCACCGACACGGTGCGCTCCGGGATCGTGGACCTGGGGGCGATGACCTGGCTCGACCCGCTCGAATTTGCCTACATCATGATGGCCGCTCTGCTGGGCGCGGCCATCTGGCTGTTGGTGGCCACGCGGCTGGGCTGGCCGGTGTCTACCACCCATTCCATCGTCGGCGGCATTGTGGGCGCTGCGCTCACGGTTGGCTTCTTAAGTGGGCACGGCGGCTGGGCCATGGTCCAGTGGGCGGAAGTCGGTCGCATTGCCATCTCCTGGGTGCTCTCCCCGCTACTCGGCGGGGTGGCCGCCTACCTGCTCTTTGGCGCCATTAACCGCACGATCCTGGTCTACAACGCAAAGGCAGACCAGCGGCTGCGGGAGATCAAGACCGAGCGCGCCGAGCTCAAACACCGCCACAAGGCCGCCTTTGAGCGCCTGGGGGAGCTCCAGCAGATCTCCTACACCAACGCCATGGTGCGCGACGCCACCACGTTTTCTGACCCCGACTACGATGCCAATGACTTAGAGTCCGAGTACTACAAGCAACTCCACCGCATCAATACTGAGGCCACGAGCGTAGACGCCCACCGTGCGCTACAAAACGGGGTGCCCCTGCTGGCCGCCGGCGGCTCCCTAGTCATCTCGGCGATGATGCTGTTCAAGGGCTTGAAGAACCTGCACCTGGACTTTTCTGCGTTCCAGAACCTGCTCATCATGACCATGATCGCAGCCGTGGTGTGGATGGCTGTGTACATCTTCGCCCGCTCGCTCAAGCGCCAGGACCTATCCAAGTCCACGTTCCTGCTATTTAGCTGGATGCAGGTCTTTACCGCCTCGGCGTTTGCCTTCAGCCACGGCTCCAACGACATTGCCAATTCCATCGGCCCGTTCGTCGCCGTGCTGGACGTGATCAAGACCGGCGAGATTTCAGAGAAAACCTCCGTGCCCATGGCCGTCATGGTGGCCATGGGCGTCGCGCTGATCTCCGGGCTGTGGTTCATCGGGCGCTACGTGATCAAGACGGTGGGTTCAGGCTTGACCGAGATGCACCCGGCCAGCGGGTTTTCCGCGGAGCTGTCTGCCGCCGCGGTGGTCATGGCGGCCTCGTTGCTGGGCCTGCCGGTGTCCTCCACGCACATTTTGATCGGCGCAGTGCTCGGCGTGGGCATTGTGAACAAGGCGGCCAATTGGAATCTGATGAAGCCGATTGCCACCGCCTGGGTGATCACCCTGCCGGCATCGGCACTGGTTGCGGCGGTCACCGTGGCGGGGCTGCGGGTGATCTTCTAA